Proteins from a single region of SAR202 cluster bacterium:
- a CDS encoding polysaccharide deacetylase, whose translation MALPPYRVDYSPIIDRPRIVWPGGARVALWVSPNVEHYEYLPAARDSRNPWPRTPHPDVQQYSYKDYGNRVGFWRMLEALDEFKIRCTPSLNLAVLDHYPQIRDAMVERDWDYMSHGIYNTQFLSSYTEEQEREFYQDSIETLKRHTGKRLKGMLGPGISATERTPDLMAEAGLIYHADWWHDDQPVPIKVKKGRLISMPYTIELNDGILFRNHFEGEHFIEICKAQFDQLYEEGAENGRVMCIALHPFATGQPHRSRYLYKVFEYILKHSGVWQTTADEIAEHYLARCYDNAVESARRTSR comes from the coding sequence ATGGCGCTGCCGCCCTACCGAGTTGACTACAGTCCTATCATAGACCGGCCAAGGATCGTCTGGCCTGGCGGAGCTCGTGTGGCCCTGTGGGTGTCGCCCAACGTGGAGCATTACGAGTACCTGCCTGCCGCCAGGGACAGCCGGAACCCATGGCCTCGGACGCCCCACCCGGACGTGCAGCAGTATTCGTACAAAGACTACGGCAACCGGGTCGGCTTCTGGCGGATGCTGGAGGCGCTGGACGAGTTCAAGATTCGATGCACGCCGTCGCTGAACCTGGCGGTGCTGGACCACTACCCTCAGATTCGGGACGCCATGGTGGAGCGCGACTGGGACTACATGTCCCATGGCATCTACAACACCCAGTTCCTCAGCTCGTATACCGAGGAGCAGGAGCGCGAGTTTTATCAGGACTCCATTGAGACGCTGAAGCGGCACACGGGGAAGCGGCTCAAGGGGATGTTGGGGCCTGGAATTTCGGCCACGGAGCGCACGCCGGACCTTATGGCCGAGGCCGGGCTTATCTACCACGCCGACTGGTGGCACGACGACCAGCCCGTCCCCATCAAGGTCAAGAAGGGCCGACTCATATCCATGCCCTACACCATCGAGCTAAACGACGGCATCCTCTTTCGCAACCACTTTGAGGGCGAACACTTCATCGAGATATGCAAGGCCCAGTTCGACCAGCTCTACGAGGAAGGCGCCGAGAACGGCCGCGTCATGTGCATTGCCCTGCATCCCTTCGCCACCGGCCAGCCCCACCGGTCGCGATACCTGTACAAGGTCTTCGAGTACATCCTCAAGCACTCCGGCGTGTGGCAGACCACCGCCGACGAAATCGCGGAACACTACCTGGCCCGCTGCTACGACAACGCCGTCGAGTCTGCCCGGCGGACGAGCCGCTAG
- a CDS encoding polysaccharide deacetylase has product MSIRCRPGMDHPHYDYSPIVERPSLKWPDGARVAVMVIINLEHMEWRPPEGSYQPPSLTAGIVGGSGGTRPFPDYSRFSHREYGHRVGVFRLLAMLKRHNIPATIAMDALTAKHYPYLVRHCLEQGCEIIGHGISASRMITSRMSEDEERRYIKESLEALKKAAGQSPNGWFGPEYGESQRTPSLLAEAGVRYVCDWANDEQPYAMKVSKGQLYALPIAFELDDVNAMFVRTVPITRYVKMVKDTFDVLYKDSAASGRLLVINLRPWFSGQPFRARLLDQAFAHIASRRGVWAATGSRIVDWFRGQDSSRRR; this is encoded by the coding sequence ATGAGCATCCGGTGCCGTCCCGGCATGGACCACCCCCACTACGACTACTCGCCGATCGTCGAAAGGCCGTCGCTGAAGTGGCCTGACGGCGCGCGGGTGGCGGTCATGGTTATCATCAATCTGGAACATATGGAGTGGCGACCCCCGGAGGGCAGCTACCAGCCGCCGTCCCTGACGGCGGGGATTGTGGGCGGCAGCGGCGGTACGCGGCCCTTCCCGGACTACAGCCGCTTCTCGCATCGAGAGTACGGCCACCGCGTTGGCGTCTTTCGGCTCCTGGCTATGCTTAAAAGACATAACATACCTGCCACCATCGCCATGGACGCCCTCACCGCCAAACACTATCCCTATCTGGTGCGGCATTGCCTGGAGCAGGGCTGCGAAATCATCGGCCACGGTATTTCGGCCAGCCGGATGATAACCAGCCGCATGTCGGAGGATGAGGAGCGCCGGTACATCAAAGAGTCGTTGGAGGCGCTAAAGAAGGCCGCAGGCCAGTCGCCAAATGGGTGGTTTGGCCCCGAGTACGGCGAGTCGCAACGCACGCCGTCGCTTCTGGCCGAGGCCGGTGTCCGGTACGTGTGCGACTGGGCCAACGACGAGCAGCCCTACGCCATGAAAGTATCCAAGGGCCAGCTTTATGCCCTGCCCATCGCCTTTGAACTGGACGATGTGAATGCCATGTTTGTGCGCACGGTGCCTATAACTCGCTACGTGAAAATGGTGAAGGACACCTTCGATGTCCTCTATAAGGACAGCGCGGCTAGCGGGCGGCTGCTGGTTATCAACCTACGCCCTTGGTTCAGCGGCCAGCCCTTCAGGGCGCGATTGTTAGACCAGGCCTTCGCCCACATCGCGTCGCGCCGCGGCGTTTGGGCGGCCACGGGGTCCAGGATAGTCGATTGGTTTAGAGGCCAGGACTCGTCCAGGCGCCGCTAG